From the genome of Candidatus Yanofskybacteria bacterium, one region includes:
- the rpsB gene encoding 30S ribosomal protein S2 yields MSENNITLSYEDMLKAGMHFGRKKTVFDPNMGRYVFTVRDGICIIDLLKTMNQLKFTTEYLKKVVKDGGMILFVAPTKQSTESVKDLAVSLGMPYVMDRWLGGTLTNFKIINSRVKRLEEMEKQVVSEMFEKLTKKERLLFNRELAKMKVKFEGLKKLTRMPDVVFVASLKESSLPIAEAKKMSVKIVGITNTDSDPDSVDYVIPANDRSKKSVDMIISAIKKELKNE; encoded by the coding sequence ATGTCAGAAAACAACATAACTTTGTCCTACGAGGACATGCTAAAGGCTGGTATGCATTTCGGTCGCAAGAAGACAGTCTTCGATCCGAATATGGGTAGATACGTTTTTACTGTTAGAGACGGTATCTGTATAATAGATCTATTGAAGACCATGAATCAGTTGAAGTTCACAACTGAGTATCTAAAAAAGGTCGTCAAGGATGGGGGCATGATACTATTTGTGGCCCCAACCAAACAATCAACTGAATCTGTTAAAGACTTAGCTGTTTCTTTGGGCATGCCCTACGTAATGGATAGATGGCTTGGAGGAACTTTAACCAACTTTAAGATTATAAACTCGAGAGTAAAACGACTCGAAGAAATGGAGAAGCAAGTCGTGTCTGAGATGTTCGAAAAGCTTACCAAGAAAGAAAGGTTACTCTTTAATCGAGAGTTAGCTAAGATGAAGGTAAAATTTGAAGGGCTAAAGAAGCTTACGAGGATGCCAGATGTAGTTTTTGTGGCTTCCCTCAAGGAAAGCTCATTGCCTATCGCTGAAGCCAAGAAAATGAGTGTGAAAATAGTCGGTATAACCAATACCGATTCTGACCCAGATTCCGTAGATTATGTGATACCGGCCAATGACAGATCGAAGAAGTCGGTAGACATGATCATAAGCGCAATAAAAAAAGAACTAAAAAATGAGTAA
- the tsf gene encoding translation elongation factor Ts — protein sequence MSNIDVNKVKELRESTGLSFGEIKKALEESGGDEAKTMEILKNLGSKMADKKSDRELKSGIVEAYIHGFNKGAMIELLCESDFVARNAGFKELAHDIAMQVAATKPANVEELMEQEFIKDPAMKIRDLVNSNIAKIGENIQVGRFEVFEI from the coding sequence ATGAGTAATATCGACGTAAATAAGGTAAAAGAATTAAGAGAGTCGACGGGCCTATCTTTTGGCGAGATTAAAAAGGCCTTGGAGGAATCTGGTGGCGATGAGGCCAAAACCATGGAGATACTAAAGAATCTTGGCTCAAAGATGGCCGATAAGAAATCTGATCGAGAACTCAAGTCTGGGATAGTCGAGGCATACATTCATGGCTTCAACAAAGGAGCGATGATTGAGTTATTGTGCGAAAGCGATTTTGTAGCTAGGAATGCAGGCTTTAAAGAGCTGGCCCACGATATCGCTATGCAAGTGGCCGCCACAAAGCCGGCTAATGTGGAAGAATTAATGGAGCAGGAGTTTATAAAAGATCCGGCAATGAAGATAAGAGATTTAGTTAATTCAAATATTGCGAAAATAGGAGAAAATATCCAAGTTGGCAGGTTTGAAGTGTTTGAGATTTAA
- the rpmG gene encoding 50S ribosomal protein L33, protein MSQDNLIRLKCTVCKRANYYANRNKKKVERKLEYKKFCKWCKKSTPHKEAKMTG, encoded by the coding sequence ATGTCGCAAGATAATCTAATTAGATTGAAGTGTACGGTTTGTAAGCGAGCAAACTATTATGCCAATCGAAACAAGAAAAAAGTCGAGAGAAAGTTAGAGTACAAGAAATTCTGCAAATGGTGTAAGAAAAGTACTCCTCACAAAGAAGCTAAAATGACCGGATAA